In Haematobia irritans isolate KBUSLIRL chromosome 1, ASM5000362v1, whole genome shotgun sequence, a genomic segment contains:
- the LOC142221961 gene encoding E3 ubiquitin-protein ligase TM129 — protein MEMDESELLFNLVYLLLCMCIIYPPDEFGRLGLTIEQLFSRWLGEEHLNFVRYHQKRTSLNLFIHSCLPATYFLVHRFKFSVLTEYDDIEEESDLDPDFPMPQEAVAFKTLTWKVMCRFSLMAVLAVPALICNWYQQNWKRHPITMTLQKFSNDPNSTAEVESDIGNEFRRPDIYKKKLNSISTVIATENWIIKTSLYNVNFAHQSDTSLSVAKTETYNVSQDTNDTLQMVSIMVKTNRAGVPDFHIRINALEFRNLEERITRPIVIPSNIQFHRNVIDRFIDVFKEQVSLNPIYKADRITEKCFACMVAEPNIKIHKQCADIDRNGQPLSTDNCCTNCYCRPMWCVECLARWFAARQNDHEREVWLEQKCTCPMCRAKFCLLDVSYIEKPTNIPAGDNENQS, from the exons ATGGAAATGGATGAATCGGAATTACTGTTCAATCTTGTCTACCTACTTCTTTGTATGTGCATTATATAtcctccagatgaatttggaagacTGGGTCTCACCATCGAACAACTCTTTTCACGTTGGTTGGGGGAGGAACATTTGAATTTTGTACGTTATCATCAGAAACGTACCTCTCTGAATCTCTTCATACATAGCTGTTTACCGGCAACATATTTTCTTGTGCACCGTTTTAAATTTTCTGTGCTCACCGAGTACGATGACATCGAAGAAGAATCCGATTTGGATCCGGACTTTCCTATGCCTCAGGAAGCTGTAGCATTTAAGACTTTGACATGGAAAGTTATGTGTAGATTTAGTCTTATGGCCGTACTTGCAGTACCTGCGTTGATATGTAATTGGTATCAGCAGAATTGGAAAAGACATCCCATTACTATGaccttacaaaaattttcaaatgatcCTAATAGTACAGCTGAAGTTGAATCCGATATTGGTAATGAATTCCGCAG GCCGGATATCTATAAAAAGAAGTTGAACTCCATATCCACTGTAATTGCCACAGAAAATTGGATAATCAAAACTTCATTGTACAACGTAAATTTTGCTCATCAAAGTGATACGTCATTAAGTGTAGCCAAG acCGAAACCTATAACGTTTCACAGGATACCAATGACACATTACAAATGGTCAGTATTATGGTTAAAACGAATCGTGCTGGCGTTCCCGATTTTCACATACGAATTAATGCCTTGGAATTCCGTAATCTGGAGGAACGTATTACACGTCCAATTGTCATACCATCGAATATACAATTTCATCGTAATGTAATAGATCGTTTCATTGACGTCTTTAAAGAGCAGGTTAGCCTCAATCCCATATACAAGGCTGATCGCATAACTGAAAAATGTTTTGCCTGTATGGTGGCCGAGCCAAATATAAAGATACACAAACAATGTGCAGATATCGATCGGAATGGCCAACCACTGAGTACAGACAATTGTTGTACAAATTGCTATTGTCGTCCAATGTGGTGTGTGGAATGCTTGGCTCGATGGTTTGCGGCCCGTCAAAATGATCACGAACGTGAAGTGTGGTTAGAACAAAAATGTACATGTCCCATGTGCAGAGCTAAATTTTGTCTTTTAGatgttagttatatagaaaaaccGACAAATATCCCTGCCGGGGACAATGAAAATCAATCGTGA